In one window of Henckelia pumila isolate YLH828 chromosome 1, ASM3356847v2, whole genome shotgun sequence DNA:
- the LOC140875280 gene encoding RHOMBOID-like protein 13: protein MGKPLFYEIWEKPATSCVIGVCSLIWFYIQKKNIGYSHVGLSYETALESHHWRIITSAFSHISVLHLVFNMSALWSLGIIEKLGDMGLGVEYYLHYTLLLVVLSGLLVLGIYHVLIQKFKLEYFRRVTAVGYSCVVFGWMTILSAKQPSSKLELFGFLSLPISFAPFESLIFTSIIVPQASFIGHLSGIIVGYSIAWGLIHGMNNYWAVSMLGWVVLVFVYSLKKSGTYDFNFLVIESVTDPSLPSVRFLASGNGRTLQMSSSPDVGANLV, encoded by the coding sequence ATGGGGAAGCCATTGTTTTATGAGATATGGGAAAAGCCAGCTACAAGTTGTGTAATAGGGGTATGTAGTTTGATTTGGTTCTATATTCAGAAGAAGAATATAGGATATTCACATGTTGGTTTGAGTTACGAAACTGCGTTAGAGAGTCATCATTGGAGGATAATAACTTCTGCATTTTCACATATTAGCGTCCTTCATCTTGTTTTTAATATGAGTGCACTTTGGAGCTTGGGGATTATTGAAAAATTAGGAGACATGGGTCTTGGGGTAGAATATTATCTACACTATACGTTGCTGTTGGTTGTTCTGTCGGGATTGCTGGTTCTTGGGATCTACCATGTCTTGATTCAGAAGTTCAAGCTGGAGTATTTCAGGAGAGTAACTGCTGTCGGGTACTCTTGTGTTGTTTTCGGGTGGATGACTATTTTGTCTGCAAAGCAACCCTCTTCAAAGTTGGAACTTTTTGGGTTTCTGTCACTTCCTATCAGTTTTGCGCCATTTGAGTCGCTGATTTTCACCTCTATAATTGTCCCACAAGCTAGTTTTATTGGCCATTTATCAGGAATCATTGTTGGGTACTCTATCGCCTGGGGTTTGATACACGGGATGAATAATTATTGGGCGGTATCTATGCTTGGATGGGTTGTTCTTGTATTTGTTTATAGTTTGAAGAAGTCCGGTACATATGATTTCAACTTTCTTGTGATTGAATCAGTGACAGATCCTTCATTGCCATCTGTGCGATTTCTTGCTTCTGGAAATGGTAGAACCTTGCAGATGAGCTCGTCGCCTGATGTTGGTGCCAATCTTGTGTAG